The Trichocoleus sp. FACHB-46 genome contains a region encoding:
- the parA gene encoding ParA family partition ATPase gives MKLAVQNQKGGVGKTTLAIHISHALALKGARVLLVDADPQGSARDWAAAREDKPPFSVVGLDRPTLHRDLPPIAKDYDHVVIDGPPRVSDLARSAIIAADLVVVPIQPSPYDVWAANEIIKLIQEASVFKENLKSVFVINRRIVNTAIGRDVGDALAEYSIPVLKTVISQRVGFAESAATGRTVLDIDPKGAAAKEVLALTKEILSLGV, from the coding sequence ATGAAACTTGCTGTTCAAAACCAAAAAGGAGGGGTTGGCAAAACAACCCTTGCCATTCACATCAGCCATGCTTTGGCACTGAAAGGTGCAAGAGTGTTGCTAGTTGATGCCGACCCTCAAGGTTCTGCCCGTGACTGGGCAGCCGCGCGAGAAGACAAACCTCCCTTCTCAGTGGTAGGGCTCGATCGCCCTACCCTCCATCGCGATCTCCCTCCCATTGCCAAAGATTATGATCATGTTGTAATTGATGGGCCACCTCGTGTCTCAGACCTAGCTCGCTCCGCCATCATTGCAGCAGATCTGGTTGTTGTCCCTATTCAACCCAGTCCCTACGATGTGTGGGCAGCCAATGAGATCATCAAACTAATTCAAGAAGCTTCTGTATTTAAGGAAAACCTGAAATCTGTATTTGTAATTAATCGTAGAATCGTAAATACAGCGATCGGACGAGATGTAGGCGATGCGCTAGCAGAATACTCCATTCCCGTTCTCAAGACAGTGATTAGCCAGCGAGTAGGTTTTGCGGAATCTGCTGCGACCGGGCGAACTGTGCTTGATATTGACCCAAAAGGGGCAGCAGCTAAGGAAGTTCTTGCTTTAACGAAAGAAATTTTGAGCTTAGGAGTTTAG